From the genome of Denticeps clupeoides chromosome 4, fDenClu1.1, whole genome shotgun sequence, one region includes:
- the LOC114789320 gene encoding protein FAM110B-like, whose translation MCLSPGPKLTAPPSTTAATGRPAHHHHHHHHNTITMPTETLQADSKSPAQGASFASAVPLRILNKGPDYFRRQTEQNPKRLSAVERLEADKAKYVKSQEVINAKQEPVKPTVLAKPPFCPAPVKRSCGGVVGVGSSGLKASNNNAKSDTCATTAKRENLNLEILKNILNSSSSSEGPPAKGTATHKPGTPHRGPAEPSGSSSLSGGNLNLSRRLLEERAEGERGSPLHASHSSSDIRRLCNGKPLRAARSSSSSAPPLPPKPSPQALAGCDNAPRPAEREPPPTPNAAELDLEPATRRPSLHRSKSDLSDRYARAGADVERFFNYCGLDPEELDSVGVESFARANSDIVSLNFRSASMISSDCEQSRHSNEDLTDEDEDGGGERVPYGISAVERNARVIKWLYSIKQARESQKVSHV comes from the coding sequence ATGTGTCTGTCCCCTGGTCCAAAGCTCACAGCCCCTCCATCCACCACGGCGGCCACCGGGAGACcagcccaccaccaccaccaccaccaccacaacaccaTTACCATGCCCACTGAGACGCTGCAAGCCGACAGCAAGTCCCCCGCTCAGGGGGCTTCCTTCGCCTCAGCCGTGCCGCTGCGCATCCTCAACAAGGGCCCTGACTACTTCCGCCGGCAGACGGAGCAGAACCCCAAGCGGCTCAGCGCCGTGGAGCGGCTGGAGGCCGACAAGGCCAAGTACGTCAAGAGCCAGGAGGTGATCAACGCCAAGCAGGAGCCAGTCAAACCCACAGTTCTGGCCAAGCCCCCCTTCTGCCCGGCGCCTGTTAAACGCAGCTGTGGGGGCGTGGTCGGCGTGGGAAGCTCCGGCCTCAAGGCGTCCAACAACAACGCCAAGTCGGACACCTGCGCCACCACCGCCAAGCGCGAGAACCTCAACCTGGAGATCCTCAAAAACATTCTCAACAGTTCGTCGTCCTCCGAGGGCCCTCCAGCCAAAGGCACCGCCACCCACAAACCCGGGACCCCCCACCGGGGCCCGGCCGAGCCGTCCGGCTCCTCCTCCCTGTCGGGCGGCAACCTGAACCTGAGCCGGCGGCTGCTGGAGGAGCGGGCGGAGGGCGAGCGCGGCTCCCCGCTCCACGCCTCGCACAGCTCCTCCGACATCCGGCGCCTGTGCAACGGCAAGCCCCTGCGCGCcgcccgcagcagcagcagctccgccCCCCCGCTGCCCCCCAAGCCCAGCCCACAGGCCCTGGCCGGCTGCGACAacgcgccccgccccgccgaGAGGGAGCCCCCGCCCACGCCCAACGCCGCCGAGCTGGACCTGGAGCCGGCCACCCGCCGGCCCTCCCTGCACCGCTCCAAATCCGACCTGAGCGACCGCTACGCCCGCGCCGGCGCCGACGTGGAGCGCTTCTTCAACTACTGCGGGCTGGACCCCGAGGAGCTGGACAGCGTGGGCGTGGAGAGCTTCGCCCGCGCCAACTCCGACATCGTCTCGCTCAACTTCCGCAGCGCCAGCATGATCAGCTCCGACTGCGAGCAGTCGCGGCACAGCAACGAGGACCTGAccgacgaggacgaggacggcGGCGGGGAGCGCGTGCCGTACGGCATCTCGGCGGTGGAGCGGAACGCCCGGGTCATCAAGTGGCTGTACAGCATCAAGCAGGCGCGAGAATCGCAAAAGGTCTCCCACGTTTAA